tttccttcgccattggttttttcccacatggTTTTTCATTGGTAAGGTTTTAAcaaggcatattctttaaatatggtcatccaaaggggaagtgttataaactatcttaaaTTGTATaaccacatttagctagccgtcaaatgcatagtgcatagtgttagccgtcaaatgcatagtgcatagtgctagcatagtgagctagccgtcaaatacataatgcatagtgagctagccatcaaatgcatagtgtatagtgctagtatagtgagctagccgtcaaatacatagtgctagtcgtcaaaagcatagtcccctttgtactcctaaatatatcgttgaatcctttaagaaatttataagtttcataacctctctgagctctatctctttctctcttcttttaaaagttttataacacgttatgactctctcttttcaatgatttcataacattttaatctttttcttttatgctaCTTGCACAACTCCAAAGGAAAGACTCGTCCTGCTAGGCGCAAGCAAGGAAAATACTACTTGGGTTTCCCTATTGGCATCATATGAGAATGACGACTCTTACAGGTTGACAACAAAGACAGGTTGAGGCGtgagaaaaaaatgagagtTGTGCCGTATTCATCGAGGTGTAGCCTGAGAATAAGTCTGGCAGGATAAGACTAttttatctgtttttttttttttttattattattatttttaatacggttaaatatttaaaatattattaaaaaatacatctttaatcattaaataaaaataaataaattatattgaggTCTATCACAGCcaccatttttctaaaaaaattaaaaaaaaaaaaaaaaaaaaaaaaacgcattGGAGTCACCGCATGCTCCTCGTGAAACGTGACTGACTTGAGATTAGAGACATGATTCGTACAAGTTATCAAATTGATTAATTCTGCTTGGtcctaaaaaattttcatcacaaatataaaatttttatctcatcattacaattttttaaattctcatataaaatataataaacaatttaactttttcttaactttttcaaatcccaatacaataataatattaaaatataatattttaatatttaatcttaaaacttaaaattctcatctgagaattctcagtggccaagcagaacctaatctttctttattatttttaattatattatcttTAACTTTATAacaatcttatatttttaaaagatgataaaaaatcaTATCCCTAATATTAGAACGAGtgttactgattttttttatataatataaacacatttacaaaaactctaaatttatttgtcaaaatttataaataagattataagttatattataaataacttattttttattaaaattaagtaactcgtaaataaattaaaatttattaagttcttcataaatataaaatataactcgAATGATATATTCAGTCTTAACtcatattagaataaaatattaaactaaGGTTCGGTTTAggcatataaaattttcatctcaaatacaaaatttttattttatcattataattttttgaaattttcatgtaaaatataataaataattcaatatttaaaatctaAGAATGTCATATAAGTGAGACAAACTCGATTATACTTtcacgatacaaaagacagtaAGAGAACGAATGCAAAAGATTCTAGTCCAATCCATTAGATAGAGAAATATAGCATCCcactcaaaattttataaaagtaaattaatatattatatttaatttataaaatttattttataataaaacataTGATATATGTCATATCAAGCAATTAGTTTGTAAATTAACTTCCGGTTATacaaattagtttattttattttatctaattattataattttattaaatttttaatttttttaaattttaaaataaaaataatttataaaaattatacttttatattattttattcaactttttatatatatcaccTTTTATAACgctttcaataataaaaaagaaaaaactgtaCGGATGGTCACTTCGCATTGTAGGGATGTCCCTAACCCCTTTTATAAAGCATTCGACAGTGCGGGGGTTGGACGCTAATGGCTTTGTCTCAGTCTCAGACGAAGAAGAAGCAAGTGCACCTTTTCTACTGTCCAGAGTGCGAGGACCTTGCCAGGAACGTCGCCGCTCAGTCGAACAATATCACTCTCCAAACCATCAAATGGAGGTcactttattcttctttttcaagttCTAAAATCACATCTTCAcgtttttcacttttttcttgTTGGTACTGTGCTTGATCTCTTTATTTTGTTGCAAACATGAGATGggtagttttctttttctaataaatttagCTATACAATGGAAGAGGAgatgaataagaaaaaacagaggaaaatgaataagaagaaaacagaATTACTATGAGAATggacattgacattgttgcggAAAATCTGACATTgcgaagaaagagaaaaataagaatGAAGGGTAATTGAGCTATTGTGCTTtgctgttttaaattttaagttggaaTCACTTCCCTAATTGGACAGTTATATGTCGTCTACTGTATCAATTTCCATGGTTTCGACCTTTGTAGTGTTACGCATACTATCTTTAACACGATCCTTTTATTGGCACAACACAAGCAATTAGTCTAAGCAATTTTGCAAGTATTGATATGATGACCTGGTCTATTTACGTAAACTGCTCTTATGGAGCATGCATGCTAGTGTATTAATTTTGATCAAGATTTACACTAGCATGCATGCCAcctctattcaaaatttattatttgatatacCTTTGGTGCTTTTCTCCGTTTCACACTTGTGTCTTTGTTTCCATATCTAACGGTTGGTGGGAATTTGAGATTGATGATCTGTACCTAATGTGCGGCTGGGTTGCCACTGGCTTTGCACAAAACATTGAAGTTGGGCCTGCAAGAATTGATACAAATAATCATTGCAACTTAAAATGTTGTTTCCTTGACCAAGAGATGATAAAATGTCTGTGGTTGCTCCAGAATCTGCGTaggactttaaaaaaattagtctTTTCCTATTCGAtaggtaaaaaaagaaaatacttttctactttttaaatagttaaacaAAATTTCCTAGTCTTTTTTTTATgtgtaatttaaaatttatctttagtTGAATTGTGGGGGCAATTAGAGCTAATTTTACATAAGGATGCATTGGAGAACTGATTAAATTCTATTCATCTACAGGAATTTCGATGATGGATTTCCAAACCTTTATATTAACAACGCTCAAGATCTGCGAGGTCAACATGTTGCCTTTCTTGCATCCTTCAGCTCCACTGGAGTAATCTTTGAGCAGCTCTCTGTTATATATTTACTACCACGGCTGTTTGTCGCTTCCTTCACATTGGTGTTGCCCTTCTTTCCAACTGGCTCCTTTGAGCGAATGGAAGATGAAGGGGATGTAGCAACTGCATTTACCTTATCAAGGATGTTGACAAATATACCCATTTCAAGAGGTGGCCCTAATAGTCTAGTCATCTATGATATTCATGCTTTGCAGGTACTCTTTATTCTGGAAGTAGTTAGATTTGCTTCTATTGCCCTGGTGCTTCAATGCTGCTCTTTTAGAATCACATAATTTGGTTgactttttttacttttattcttCTGGAAAAGCAGCATCCTTTTCAAATTTACTATAAATTATGTGATGCTAATAAGATTGTTTCAAGTTATTTTGTTGCCTTAATTAATGATATTTGCATGCTTATCATATCTATTCTTTCACCTTTGGTGTATAtggactgttttttttttttttaattgttcatCTGGAACAAtttcttttgccttttcttCTGTAAGAATTGGATACTAGACTGCAGTTCTTTATGGTTTTAAGGAATGCCTTTCTTTTGGCCAAGGGTTAAGAACTTAAGATGGCTTGAGGTGGTGTCATAGGCTTATGGCTTAGTAGTTAGAACCTAGAGAGAAAAAGTGAGCATTAGGATGGTGATATATATTTCAGAATACCTAGGTATTCATGTTTGATGTTATCACTAgcttttttacttatttaatcatttttatttaatccaatgtttcattatttttattatgcatCTGGAAAATTTGTGTCTTTAGCTAAACTCTGTTTAATACAGGATATATTTGAAGATATAATTTAGATAATGTGACCTACACTGAGTTAAAAATATTAGAAGCAGGTAGTTGAGTGTTAGAATCATCTGTtgatctttgtttttttggttaaaaTTCAAGCtcccaatttcttttcttttctttttttccttgtgGAAGCTAGTTTGACAAACACCTAGCTAACATAACTGAGTCACAAGTATATCTTCATTAGCTTCCCCATATCATCCTAAATATGAGATATGGAAGGATCAATTTCAGATTCTCAGTCGTGATAATGTGACCCTAAATGCTAGAGTCTATTGCTGCACAATAAACAGAAAGTTTTGAGTGGTGATCATTGAAACTAATGGTACTTAATTATCATCAATCCTAATTTAGGAGTTACCCATATTATAGTGGTTGTCATTCAGACCTGAGATGTCCAGGTTGATGCCCAGTTTTTATTGATATGCATTACACTACCAGTATTGAGATATTTCCTGCATTGTGTTGCTGTGACTAGTACATCCTGGCGGAGTTGCAAATTATGCACCTTTGGTAGCTTGATATCATCATCCTTTATTGACCATCTAATTAAGAGTTTTGTTAAAGAGTTGGGGAGGTATCCGCCTATACAAGACTCCCTATTGCATTCGACATCTATAAAttcttgaaaattgaaaattcttGTTAACTGTGCAGTTACTTCTACTAAGTTCATCAATAAGTTGTATCCAAAGAAAAAATGCAAGGGTGAAATGCATCAACAGGTCCTGTGTATTGATGGTGTTCTATCAAGGCCCATGGGCTTTTGATTTTTCTAATCACACTTGTCAATCTTTTATTGTTCTAATGGGTCCTTTTATCCATAGTTTTGGTGATTGCTGTCAACCGTGTGGATATCACATATTATGGGCCAATAAAATAGCACTTATTAAACTAGTCACCCTTCATTTTTTATTGTGGTGACATTTATATGATAGTCAGATatgagagggagggagggagggagggagttACAACCCAACTAGTTACTGTTCGAGCTTCGCTTACAGCTGTGACCTAATACATACTACAACCCAACTAGTTACTGTTCGAGCTCCTACCAGCGCTCAAATTCCTTTGAGATTGGTATTATCTTAACTTCTATAACTTTCTACAAACAAACTGTAGAGACAAACATTACCAAAAGCAGAGATGGTTTTCATCCTCCTCTCTCTAGAGGAGGAGAGGGTTTTCTACCCCCATCCTCTAGAGGAGGAGAAGGTTTTATTACTAcctaaacaaaaacaacacaaaaccATACACAAAGATGGGAAAATAAACGATTTATAGCATACAAAGTTGCAGATCCGCACCCCCttgaaggaaaacaaaaacaacaaaacaacaacaaaaccaaATGAAAAACATTGTGGGGGTGCGTGAGGGACACGTGCCACCCTAATAGAGCGATGGATGGGTTAGTCTGAAGAAATCGAGTGCCCTAAATCCAGATCTACCACGCTTGGTGCTGCAGGAGGCTTCCCTTGTGGTGGCGCATGGATCACACGCGCAACTTTGACATGTGCATGAGGCACACACGCCACTCCTTTCGACAAAATTCTTCATCCGTCTGAACGATCGGTAGCTTGGGCAACCTACGGTGGGGCGCGTGTTGGTTTTGAGGCTTCAGAAAGCAACAGATCAACTATTTGTCACCCTTTGAATGGGAAAAGCAGAAGAAAAAGGCAAAGAAAACCACACCCACTAGAtggaaggagggagggagggaggaaggaGCTGaagcttccccccccccccccccttcctttGGGCTGATTTCTGTTTGGGAGAGTTTTAAAGAGAATGGAGAGGTTTTGGTTTTAGAGATACGGTGTTGGTACTTAAACGATAATATTCTAGTCTTTACACACATAGAGACATATATGAATGCGTGTGTAATTTAATGAGTTAcacaaaatatttatgttatttagtATTTTGTTTAGATTCTGTTATTCATTCTtagtttttaatgaaaaaaaaaaaatagatttggaaGTTTATTCGttgatttgattttgtttgCATCTCCTAGGGGCTTTAAcaatgttttaatttaatattcagAAATATAAGATTTTCTTTCATTGCATTTGAAAGTACATATATTGTTGGTTGATGTCTGATTTTACTATCTCTCCATCCCTccatatttcttttactttttgtgatACTCTCACTAAATCTCACATTGGATGGAAGAAGTATGATAGAGGTGAATGAATATGATAATGGTGCATTGAGTGTTGAGTCCCACATTGGTTTCTTACTAGGTTAGAACTAGGCTTTATATTGTTCAGCGACCTAGGTAAAATGCTAACCACATCTACGCCATAAAAGACTAATCATTTTGAAGCTTCCCTAGTATCACTTATGAAGTCCATTTCTACCTAGCAAGCAGGCAATGCTGGACTTAGCGCTCATGATTAGCTCTATAATGTACCTACTCTATGTGAGTCATCAATTGCAACATTGACTAatctttttggagtataaggCTTATATGCGGCTTGGGCTATCCTTGGATTATGTTTCTTCTGTTTCATTTTTAACATTCTTTATATTGATAAGAGCACTCTCAATGGCTCATgtataatacaaaaaatgtaaaatatttgaaggaaTGTTCATAAAATGAGCTCCATCTGATTAGGTAAAAGATTTTGTAAAATACAAGTTGCTACAGTTACCTGCTACATGTAGTGGGTACTGTTCatccttcaaataattttttttattatttatacttcatttactccctcatttccttatactttttttacatttcaatacaaattcTGTTTAGTGTCCATCATTTAAaacactattttatttttttctaaaaaaaatcttggaaatattatttatccaatttcttcatatttgatttgatttttttatttttatttaacttatataattttattttgtgtttataggactgaattatattacattatatataataatatattgtaaatataaaaaaatatatggatattacaaatttattggtagaaaggaaatgtttaaaaaaaataaaaaacattatttaaatgatatgaagaaaaaatagataaactgatGTATAGTCTATTGTAAAagtcagtatgtaaaatagaaaaagtgggTTTTGGTGATGTATTTTGAAGGATAGGATGaagcaacaattttattttgctAATCCATAAATCATGTAATGGTCCATATAAGTAATCGTCAATGTCATTGGATGGACACACCTTATTATTAAGAGCATAGGGCCTTGACAGAATATAATGAAATATGCAGACAATGTTGATGCATTTTACCCAAAATGAAAATGTGTTGTTAGATAGATCCTCTGTTTCCAATATACAGAAGTGTTTGCCACTAATTGTAGATTACAAAATATGTTTTCTCCACTATGGTTGAACCAAGCTTCAGTGTACCGGGGAATATTACTTATCTTGTTCTGCACCCTTCAGGCTTGTCTTTGATATTAGTTCTAGGTGAGATAATGGCGACAATAACATCCACGTGTGCTCATTTCCATTATTATACAggaaagattttattttgggGACCATGTTTTGCCATTGTTTGAGACTGGCATTCCTCTTTTAAAGCAGCGTCTGCACCAGCTTCCAGATGCTGACAATGTGAGTGCTTATGCTCAGTTCTTGATTTCATAGCAGCTCTTGCAATACATTCTAGCCTGTAAATTCTCTACTATATCTCCCCATTCTAATAATACACCTCATCCAGATTGTAGTTGCATTTCCTGATGATGGAGCTTGGAAGCGATTCCACAAGCTGTTGGATCTTTTCCCCATGGTTTTTTTCCTCAAATAAAGTGATGATTAAGTTAGGAAATTTTGGTCATACACCCCTTATGCTATGGAGTAATTAGATTTAGGGCCATGTGCgatttgtgttttcttttgttgagaCATGACCTCTATGGTATGtgttaattataaatagaacCCTACGTCAATTTTCCGTCCACCAAAGTTAACCGAAAACTTGTGGCACTTTATAGAACTACATGGAAATTTAAACTCtgttaagaaaaagttattttattattttataaaaaataattttaaaaaattaaattatttctgaAAACATGGTAAACTAAAAATGGATTTTGTatttaagaatgttaaaattgTTTGAGAACTAAGAAAGAGGCTAACTCAACCATTGGCCACCTGATGCTTGGCCACCCCATGGCCACCACCGGTGGtcttttttatacaaaaaacggttgtaatattttttaaatataaaaaatatttctttatttttttattattaataaatttattaagaaatttctttatttaaaaaaaaaaaagttattttaatctttaaaagaaatgaaagttgCCACATGGTAATCTGTGAAAAtgatatgtattttaattagcaCTAATGGACGGAAAAATTGACTGAAGGACATCTTCCTAATTAACTCATACATAGAGGGTTATTTCTAAAAAGAATTGCAGTGTCCTAAATTTAAGTACCACATAGCATGGTAGGTTTTTGATCAAAAAGtttcatcaaaattataatCCGATGCTTGTATTATATGCTGCCCTCTTATGTTGTTGAATTGAGGTGGTGTGCGCGAAGGTTCGTGAGGGTGATAAGAGGATAGTTCGGCTCAAGGAAGGAAATCCTGCTGGTTGTCATGTAGTCATTGTTGATGATTTAGTCCAATCAGGAGGCACCCTGATTGAGTGCCAGGTATCCTTCAGTTAGCCCTCGTTATATAggcattttcatttctttcctttgtaTTCATAGCCTTTTGAGGATGTGCTTCAGGACTTGGGTAAGTTTATGTTCACTTAAGATTTTAAGTCATTTTATTGTATTTCTAATATATTGTCATTCTGATTGAAACATCAAAATCTCTCATCAGCACCAAACCTGAATTCTTGTATATAGCATACGTAACTAATGTAAATTCAAGCATGTGGGACTGGTAAGGACATGAAACAATACGGATAAGTGAACACTGATTCATCGAAATATGGAATAACACAGAAAGTGGGATTGTGATTTGTGTGTATccgctttttaataaaaaagaactgTTTAAACCCGGAAGTTATAACTCATTGGTTGACTCAGTCAAGCATCCTTATACATACTTCAGACCTTCCTAACTTTttttgaaatatgttttttctttctatttatgTTCCTATGTTACAGTTTGAGATGTTTTATTGTTACATTGAAGTTGAACATTGTATGTCGTTCTTTACAAATATGTTCATCTTCCCACAGAGGTAATCAAGGTGAGttcccattttttcttttaactcaaTATGTTCAACATGGATACAAATTGGGCAGTCTGATGCAAATGGACATTTCGTTTATGAATGTTTTAGCAATCCTGGGGCAtaacatttctttttttcctcccttGATTCTGCTAGAAACTTTTGGCAGCCCATGGTGCAGCAAAGGTGAGCGCTTACGTGACCCATGGAGTGTTTCCTAAGCGCTCGTGGGAGAGATTCATTCACAAGGATGGTACGTACTTTCCCGTTCCCAATCCCAGTGCTTCTCTTTTGAACTGCTATGATTTTCATTACCTTTTACATTCAATTTCAGAAGTGTCGGAGAAGGCGTTTGCCTACTTTTGGATAACAGATTCTTGCCCACTTACTGTCAAAGACATAGCAAATAAAGCTCCTTTTGAAGTGTTGAGTCTTGCGGCATCAATTGCTGATGCTCTACAGATTTGAAAAGATCGTACGTTGTAACTGACTTCAGATATAGTGCGAAGAAATACATCTCTGGCAATCCTGATGAAATTTAACTCGGTTGATGAATGATATATTTTGGCGAAACGGTAAGCAAGAAGCCGAAAAATAAAGCCTATATTAGTAACAAAAAACATGTTTCTTAGAGGTTTGCTTGGTTGTCACTGTCAAAGCCAAGGCAAATAAAGCTTGTTTTTTTCTTAGTAATACGAAAAGCATGAGTACTTATTTGC
This is a stretch of genomic DNA from Carya illinoinensis cultivar Pawnee chromosome 3, C.illinoinensisPawnee_v1, whole genome shotgun sequence. It encodes these proteins:
- the LOC122304111 gene encoding ribose-phosphate pyrophosphokinase 4-like; translated protein: MALSQSQTKKKQVHLFYCPECEDLARNVAAQSNNITLQTIKWRNFDDGFPNLYINNAQDLRGQHVAFLASFSSTGVIFEQLSVIYLLPRLFVASFTLVLPFFPTGSFERMEDEGDVATAFTLSRMLTNIPISRGGPNSLVIYDIHALQERFYFGDHVLPLFETGIPLLKQRLHQLPDADNIVVAFPDDGAWKRFHKLLDLFPMVVCAKVREGDKRIVRLKEGNPAGCHVVIVDDLVQSGGTLIECQKLLAAHGAAKVSAYVTHGVFPKRSWERFIHKDEVSEKAFAYFWITDSCPLTVKDIANKAPFEVLSLAASIADALQI